Proteins from a single region of Aquirhabdus parva:
- the glmU gene encoding bifunctional UDP-N-acetylglucosamine diphosphorylase/glucosamine-1-phosphate N-acetyltransferase GlmU: MTLSVIILAAGKGTRMNSRLPKVLQPLAGKPLLAHVLAQATRIEADRIITVYGHGGETVKAAFKNESAEQAIEWVEQAEQKGTGHAVQVTLPVLPETGKSLILYGDVPLVRAETLHRLLEAAAGGIAMITLNLDNPTGYGRIVRDRKNLITRIVEQKDANEKEKAITEVNTGIYAVDNALLHRWLPQLSNDNAQGEYYLTDIVALASKDGIEIGSIQPEYAFEVEGINDRLQLAGLERQWQLHQAQQLMKSGVTLLDPARFDLRGHLSIGQDVQIDINVIIEGDCYLGDGVQVGAGSHLKNAKVGAGTKILPYSVLDDVTVGANAAIGPFSRLRPGTELADDTHIGNFVEVKNSRVGRGSKANHLAYIGDALIGSGSNIGAGTITCNYDGANKHQTVIGSQAFIGSNSSLVAPVNIGDNATVGAGSVVTKDVPAGALAVARGLQRVIEGYERPKKKM; this comes from the coding sequence ATGACATTAAGTGTAATCATTCTGGCAGCAGGCAAAGGAACGCGGATGAACTCGCGTCTGCCTAAAGTATTACAACCACTCGCCGGGAAACCTTTGCTTGCACACGTCCTCGCTCAGGCCACACGGATCGAAGCGGACCGAATCATTACAGTTTATGGTCATGGCGGCGAAACTGTCAAAGCCGCATTTAAAAATGAATCCGCTGAACAAGCCATTGAATGGGTTGAACAAGCCGAGCAAAAAGGGACTGGACATGCCGTTCAAGTGACCTTACCCGTCCTGCCAGAAACGGGAAAAAGCCTGATTCTCTATGGCGACGTCCCCTTGGTTCGTGCCGAAACACTGCACCGCCTGCTTGAGGCAGCTGCAGGTGGAATCGCGATGATCACGCTGAATTTAGACAACCCAACCGGCTACGGTCGTATCGTCCGCGATCGCAAAAATCTGATCACCCGCATCGTGGAACAAAAAGATGCGAACGAGAAAGAAAAGGCCATTACCGAAGTCAACACAGGCATTTATGCCGTCGATAATGCTCTGCTGCATCGTTGGTTGCCGCAATTATCAAATGACAATGCACAAGGGGAATACTATCTCACTGACATCGTTGCACTAGCCTCCAAAGATGGTATAGAGATCGGCAGTATTCAACCGGAATATGCCTTTGAAGTCGAAGGCATCAATGACCGCCTACAACTGGCAGGTCTTGAACGTCAGTGGCAACTTCATCAGGCCCAACAATTGATGAAGTCAGGCGTGACTTTGCTTGATCCCGCTCGCTTCGACCTGCGTGGTCATCTGTCTATCGGGCAAGATGTGCAGATTGATATCAATGTCATTATTGAAGGCGACTGCTACCTCGGTGATGGCGTACAAGTTGGCGCAGGGTCTCATCTTAAAAACGCCAAAGTCGGTGCGGGCACCAAAATTTTGCCCTATAGCGTACTTGACGACGTCACCGTTGGTGCCAATGCTGCGATTGGGCCCTTCTCGCGATTACGTCCGGGCACCGAACTGGCTGATGACACGCATATTGGTAACTTTGTGGAAGTCAAAAATAGCCGCGTTGGTCGGGGCAGTAAAGCCAATCATCTGGCTTATATCGGTGATGCACTCATCGGCTCAGGCAGCAACATCGGTGCGGGCACCATCACCTGTAATTACGACGGTGCCAACAAGCATCAGACCGTTATCGGTTCACAGGCATTCATTGGCTCCAACAGCTCGCTGGTCGCACCCGTCAATATCGGAGACAACGCCACGGTCGGCGCAGGTTCAGTCGTCACTAAGGATGTTCCTGCAGGTGCACTGGCTGTTGCACGCGGTTTACAACGTGTGATCGAAGGTTATGAACGACCCAAGAAGAAGATGTAA
- a CDS encoding phosphatidylglycerophosphatase A family protein, with product MSVLEKLTYFLGVGLGSGLSPKAPGTAGSIAVLIFVPLWVLLGTYWSIVVITLAAIIGIPICGKTAQLMGVHDDGRIVWDEFVGQSMAIIPLIFFAQVTLLNVALAFVFFRLFDIWKPWPIRYFDRNVHGGFGIMFDDILAGLMAMFAVWAWLALHIA from the coding sequence ATGAGTGTATTAGAAAAGCTGACTTATTTTTTAGGAGTCGGTCTAGGCTCAGGTTTATCTCCCAAAGCACCTGGCACCGCAGGCTCAATTGCAGTCCTGATTTTCGTCCCGCTATGGGTCTTATTAGGCACCTATTGGTCCATCGTAGTGATCACCCTTGCCGCAATTATCGGCATCCCTATTTGTGGAAAAACCGCACAACTGATGGGCGTGCATGATGATGGGCGCATTGTTTGGGATGAATTTGTCGGTCAATCGATGGCCATTATCCCACTCATTTTCTTTGCCCAAGTCACATTACTCAATGTGGCCCTCGCTTTTGTTTTCTTTAGGCTGTTTGATATCTGGAAACCTTGGCCGATTCGTTACTTTGATCGCAACGTGCATGGCGGGTTTGGTATCATGTTTGATGATATCTTGGCAGGGTTAATGGCAATGTTTGCCGTTTGGGCCTGGCTGGCTTTACATATAGCCTAA